In Thermosphaera sp., a genomic segment contains:
- a CDS encoding ribbon-helix-helix domain-containing protein, which translates to MAGVISRMRLITVKMPEIYVEGLDELVKIGRYSSRSEVIRVAIRDLLKKELWISEGELS; encoded by the coding sequence ATGGCTGGTGTTATATCGAGGATGCGCTTGATAACCGTTAAGATGCCTGAAATATATGTTGAAGGATTGGATGAGCTAGTCAAAATAGGGAGGTACAGCAGCAGGAGCGAGGTCATCAGAGTAGCCATCAGGGATTTGTTGAAGAAGGAGCTCTGGATCAGTGAAGGCGAGTTGTCATAA